A region from the Solibacillus sp. FSL H8-0523 genome encodes:
- a CDS encoding multidrug transporter — protein MFGSIFYNFWAALFSFAASFIWAIRNPFAMPLPTIGTAVIAAIIGFVVMYAIRLFIGYVFYTPEEVIHTEVENTTEATMIEEDGNQQFVPQSTRTTAEFEEANTEEMAQAVRTMLHGEEASFSR, from the coding sequence ATGTTTGGTTCGATTTTTTATAATTTTTGGGCAGCTTTATTTTCATTCGCTGCATCTTTTATTTGGGCAATTCGAAATCCTTTTGCCATGCCTCTGCCAACCATTGGGACAGCGGTAATTGCAGCGATTATTGGATTTGTTGTCATGTATGCGATTCGACTTTTTATTGGCTATGTATTTTATACACCAGAAGAAGTTATACATACGGAAGTGGAAAATACAACGGAAGCCACAATGATTGAAGAAGATGGCAATCAGCAATTTGTTCCACAAAGTACTCGTACAACAGCAGAGTTTGAAGAGGCTAACACAGAAGAAATGGCTCAAGCTGTGCGGACGATGTTGCATGGCGAAGAAGCTTCGTTTTCACGTTGA
- a CDS encoding FliA/WhiG family RNA polymerase sigma factor: MTEQGRAEEQSLWIRWTKDKDPEAGDLLIKKYKPLVSYHVQRIAVGLPKNVSRDDLTSLGMMGLFDALNKFDINRDLKFDTYASFRVRGAIIDGLRKEDWLPRSAREKAKKLDAQIEKLEQKLMRHATPEELAAHMELPVEDIYQTVHEHFFSNVLSINEQLDQDEGEGKTFVIRDDHTRTPEQQMVHSELLGDLADKIQKLNEKEQLVISLFYTEEMTLTEIGEMLELSTSRISQIHSKALFKLRKLLSSEMINT, encoded by the coding sequence GTGACTGAACAAGGACGCGCAGAAGAGCAATCACTATGGATTCGCTGGACAAAAGATAAAGATCCAGAAGCAGGCGACTTACTCATTAAGAAGTATAAGCCGCTCGTTTCATATCATGTACAACGTATTGCTGTAGGGTTACCGAAAAACGTTTCACGGGACGACTTAACAAGTCTTGGCATGATGGGACTATTCGATGCATTAAATAAATTTGATATAAATCGAGATTTAAAATTTGATACGTATGCATCATTTCGTGTACGTGGTGCAATTATTGACGGATTGCGGAAAGAAGACTGGTTACCTCGCTCTGCCCGTGAAAAGGCAAAAAAACTAGATGCACAAATTGAAAAGCTCGAACAAAAGCTCATGCGCCATGCGACACCAGAGGAACTTGCAGCGCATATGGAGTTACCGGTAGAGGACATTTACCAAACCGTTCACGAGCATTTTTTCTCAAATGTGTTGTCGATTAATGAGCAGTTAGATCAAGACGAAGGCGAAGGGAAAACATTCGTCATTCGTGATGATCATACAAGAACACCGGAGCAGCAAATGGTACATAGTGAGTTGTTAGGGGATTTAGCGGATAAAATCCAAAAACTAAATGAAAAAGAGCAGCTGGTTATTAGTTTATTTTATACAGAAGAAATGACGTTAACCGAAATTGGCGAAATGTTAGAATTATCGACGTCACGAATTTCTCAAATCCATTCGAAAGCATTATTTAAGTTACGTAAATTATTATCTTCGGAAATGATTAATACGTAG
- a CDS encoding RNA polymerase subunit sigma: MSLKGVELQIAIPKTFDAGKMADQHHQNNIQQQMHANEALKREIERKQFLVNEMDKMDVVDGEEERDDQNDQSSDQQQKKNKQQLEKKAQHPFKGNFFDFSG, encoded by the coding sequence ATGAGCTTAAAGGGCGTAGAATTACAAATTGCCATTCCAAAAACATTTGACGCTGGGAAAATGGCAGACCAACATCATCAAAATAATATTCAACAACAAATGCATGCGAACGAGGCACTAAAAAGGGAAATTGAACGCAAGCAATTTTTAGTTAATGAAATGGATAAAATGGATGTTGTTGATGGTGAAGAAGAACGGGATGATCAAAACGATCAATCGTCAGATCAGCAACAAAAGAAAAATAAGCAACAGCTAGAAAAAAAAGCCCAGCACCCATTTAAAGGAAACTTTTTTGATTTTAGCGGCTAG
- the tsf gene encoding translation elongation factor Ts: MANITAQMVKELREKTGAGMMDCKKALVQTEGDFEAAVDFLREKGLAAAGKKADRIAAEGTTYILEQGNEAILVEINAETDFVSKNDKFVALVEELSAHLLATKPADVDAALETEINGAKVSDYISTAIATIGEKISLRRFEIKTKTDADAFGSYLHMGGRIGVLVVLEGSTDAAAAKDIAMHIAAINPTYVSRDEVSAEEVERERKVLTEQALNEGKPENIVAKMVEGRLGKYFEDVCLLDQTFVKNSDQKVRTFVESTGGTVTGFARYAVGEGIEKKEDNFAEEVMSQVKGNN, encoded by the coding sequence ATGGCAAACATTACTGCACAAATGGTAAAAGAATTACGCGAAAAAACAGGCGCAGGTATGATGGACTGTAAAAAAGCATTAGTACAAACTGAAGGTGACTTCGAAGCTGCAGTTGACTTCTTACGCGAAAAAGGATTAGCTGCTGCAGGCAAAAAAGCTGACCGTATCGCTGCTGAAGGTACAACTTACATTTTAGAACAAGGTAATGAAGCAATCTTAGTTGAAATCAACGCTGAAACTGACTTCGTATCTAAAAACGACAAATTCGTAGCTTTAGTAGAAGAATTATCTGCTCACCTTTTAGCTACTAAACCAGCTGACGTTGACGCTGCTTTAGAAACTGAAATTAACGGTGCTAAAGTTTCTGACTACATCTCAACTGCAATCGCAACAATCGGAGAAAAAATCTCTCTACGTCGTTTCGAAATCAAAACAAAAACAGATGCAGACGCTTTCGGTTCTTACCTACACATGGGTGGCCGTATTGGTGTATTAGTAGTTCTTGAAGGTTCTACTGACGCTGCTGCTGCAAAAGATATCGCAATGCACATCGCTGCAATCAACCCAACTTACGTTTCTCGTGACGAAGTTTCTGCTGAAGAAGTAGAGCGCGAGCGCAAAGTATTAACTGAGCAAGCTTTAAATGAAGGCAAGCCAGAAAACATCGTAGCGAAAATGGTTGAAGGTCGTCTTGGTAAATACTTCGAAGACGTTTGCTTACTTGACCAAACTTTCGTTAAAAACTCTGACCAAAAAGTACGTACTTTCGTAGAGTCTACTGGCGGTACAGTAACTGGTTTTGCTCGTTATGCTGTTGGTGAAGGTATCGAGAAAAAAGAAGATAACTTCGCTGAAGAAGTAATGAGCCAAGTTAAAGGCAACAACTAA
- a CDS encoding isoprenyl transferase — translation MFKQLFRKKSNTEQPINDGRVDLVKEDEIPTHIAIIMDGNGRWAKKRALPRVAGHHEGMQTVRKITRCACDLGVKVLTLYAFSTENWKRPKSEVEFLMRLPEQFLKSFLPELMERNIRVEMIGVMESLPDYTQRALKNAMEATKNNTGLILNFAMNYGGRAEIVMAMQQLMTDVEAGKLAIEDVNEQHITQHMMTAHLPEPDLLIRTSGEIRISNFMLWQLAYTEFCFTDVHWPDFDEACLNEAIAVYQNRNRRYGGLKGE, via the coding sequence ATGTTTAAACAACTTTTTAGAAAAAAATCAAATACAGAGCAGCCAATTAATGATGGTCGTGTGGACTTAGTTAAGGAGGATGAAATCCCTACCCATATTGCAATTATCATGGATGGAAATGGTCGTTGGGCAAAAAAACGTGCACTTCCTCGAGTAGCAGGGCATCATGAAGGCATGCAAACTGTACGAAAAATTACCCGTTGTGCTTGTGATTTAGGGGTAAAAGTACTTACGCTCTATGCATTTTCGACAGAAAATTGGAAGCGACCTAAATCAGAGGTAGAATTTTTAATGCGTTTACCAGAGCAATTTTTAAAATCGTTTTTACCAGAGCTGATGGAGCGTAACATTCGTGTCGAAATGATCGGTGTCATGGAGTCATTGCCAGATTATACGCAGCGCGCTCTAAAGAATGCGATGGAAGCAACGAAAAATAATACAGGCCTTATCTTAAATTTTGCAATGAACTATGGTGGGCGTGCAGAGATTGTGATGGCGATGCAACAACTAATGACAGATGTTGAAGCCGGAAAATTGGCAATTGAAGATGTGAATGAACAACATATTACACAGCACATGATGACCGCGCATTTACCTGAGCCAGATTTATTGATTCGCACAAGTGGAGAAATCCGCATCAGCAATTTTATGTTATGGCAGCTAGCTTATACGGAATTTTGTTTTACAGATGTCCATTGGCCTGATTTTGACGAAGCATGTTTAAATGAGGCGATTGCTGTGTATCAAAACCGTAACCGCCGTTATGGCGGACTGAAAGGAGAATAA
- the pyrH gene encoding UMP kinase, which translates to MSVSQYKRVIIKLSGEALAGELGFGFSPEVIKSIAGEIKDVIDLGVEVALVVGGGNIWRGKIGAEMGMERANADYMGMLGTVMNALALQDSLENLGVPTRVQSSIVMTQVAEPYIRRKAVRHLEKARVVIFAAGTGNPYFSTDTTAALRAAEINADAILMAKNNVDGVYSADPKLDPTAVKYDTLTYLDVIQQGLQVMDSTASTLCMDNDIKLVVFNLSESGNIKRAVMGEKIGTVVRRDA; encoded by the coding sequence ATGAGTGTGTCACAATACAAGCGAGTAATCATTAAACTTAGCGGAGAAGCATTAGCTGGAGAATTAGGCTTTGGTTTTTCACCAGAAGTGATTAAATCAATCGCTGGAGAAATTAAAGATGTCATTGATTTAGGTGTGGAAGTAGCACTAGTTGTTGGTGGTGGTAACATTTGGCGCGGGAAAATTGGTGCCGAAATGGGTATGGAGCGCGCAAATGCAGACTATATGGGAATGTTAGGGACGGTAATGAATGCATTAGCGTTACAAGATTCTTTAGAAAACCTTGGTGTTCCAACACGCGTTCAATCATCAATTGTGATGACACAAGTAGCAGAGCCTTATATTCGTCGTAAAGCAGTACGTCATTTAGAAAAAGCACGCGTTGTGATTTTCGCAGCAGGAACAGGTAACCCGTACTTCTCAACAGATACAACAGCGGCTTTACGTGCAGCAGAAATTAATGCAGATGCAATTTTAATGGCGAAAAACAACGTGGATGGTGTTTATTCTGCCGATCCAAAATTAGATCCGACAGCAGTTAAGTATGACACACTTACGTATTTAGACGTTATTCAACAAGGCTTACAAGTAATGGATTCAACAGCTTCTACATTATGTATGGATAATGACATTAAGCTTGTTGTGTTCAACTTATCAGAGTCAGGTAATATTAAACGTGCCGTAATGGGCGAAAAAATTGGAACAGTAGTTAGGAGAGATGCATAA
- the frr gene encoding ribosome recycling factor → MTKQVLDQAQDKMTKSIAAFSRELASIRAGVANASLLDRINVDYYGSPTPINQMAGISVPEARLLVIQPYDKSILGEIEKAIMRSDIGITPTNDGNIIRLAIPALTEERRKDLVKRVKKEAEEAKVAVRNVRRDANDDLKKSEKNGEITEDELRGFGEDIQKLTDSSIVKIDELVKEKEKEILTV, encoded by the coding sequence ATGACTAAGCAAGTATTAGATCAAGCACAAGACAAAATGACAAAATCGATTGCTGCTTTCTCACGTGAGTTAGCGTCAATTCGTGCGGGCGTAGCAAACGCTTCATTATTAGACCGTATTAATGTAGATTACTACGGTTCACCTACACCAATCAACCAAATGGCGGGTATTTCTGTACCAGAAGCACGTCTATTAGTAATCCAACCATACGATAAATCAATTTTAGGTGAAATCGAGAAAGCAATTATGCGTTCTGATATCGGGATTACACCAACAAATGATGGAAATATCATCCGTTTAGCAATCCCAGCGTTAACAGAAGAGCGTCGTAAAGATCTTGTGAAACGCGTGAAAAAAGAAGCAGAAGAAGCAAAAGTTGCAGTACGTAACGTGCGTCGTGATGCGAATGATGACCTGAAAAAGTCAGAGAAAAATGGTGAAATCACAGAAGACGAATTACGCGGCTTTGGTGAAGACATTCAAAAGTTAACAGATAGCTCAATCGTAAAAATCGATGAGTTAGTGAAAGAAAAAGAAAAAGAAATCTTAACAGTTTAA
- a CDS encoding chemotaxis protein CheD, with amino-acid sequence MILSSSNEVVKVGIAQMDVVKVPKTIRTSGLGSCVGVVIYDESTKVAGMVHVMLPDSSLGRTETINVAKFADTGIAALVDILKREGAHSFKLKAKIAGGAQMFQFTSDKDSMRIGPRNVEAVKAQLKKLNIPIVAEDTGGNSGRTIEFNPNTAKLNVRTVNQGVSEI; translated from the coding sequence ATGATTTTATCCAGCTCGAACGAAGTAGTAAAAGTGGGTATTGCACAAATGGATGTAGTAAAAGTCCCTAAAACAATTCGTACGTCGGGTTTAGGGTCATGTGTTGGTGTCGTTATTTATGATGAATCAACAAAGGTTGCGGGAATGGTGCATGTCATGTTACCAGACTCAAGTTTAGGTCGTACCGAAACAATTAACGTAGCAAAGTTTGCAGACACCGGTATAGCGGCTTTAGTGGATATCTTGAAACGAGAAGGCGCACATTCGTTCAAATTGAAAGCTAAAATTGCTGGTGGTGCACAAATGTTTCAATTTACTTCGGATAAAGATTCTATGCGTATTGGGCCTCGCAATGTAGAGGCGGTAAAGGCACAGTTGAAAAAGCTAAATATACCGATTGTTGCAGAGGATACAGGTGGTAATAGTGGACGTACAATTGAGTTTAATCCAAATACAGCTAAATTGAATGTACGAACAGTTAACCAAGGAGTGAGTGAAATTTGA
- the rpsB gene encoding 30S ribosomal protein S2 codes for MSVISMKQLLEAGVHFGHQTRRWNPKMKKYIFVERNGIYIIDLQKTVKKLEEAYDFMRQVGQDGGKVLFVGTKKQAQEAIKEEAERSGNYYINQRWLGGTLTNFGTIQKRVKRMKDIEKMEEDGTFAVLPKKEVIQLKKEHERLVKFLGGIRDMKAVPDVMFVVDPRKERIAVAEAIKLNIPLVGIVDTNCDPDEIDYVIPANDDAIRAVKLLTAKMADALLEAKQGEEEAPAVEATTAE; via the coding sequence ATGTCAGTAATTTCAATGAAACAATTACTAGAAGCTGGTGTACATTTCGGTCACCAAACTCGCCGTTGGAACCCAAAAATGAAGAAATATATCTTCGTTGAGCGTAACGGTATCTATATTATCGATTTACAAAAAACGGTTAAAAAATTAGAGGAAGCTTATGACTTCATGCGTCAAGTTGGTCAAGACGGTGGTAAAGTTTTATTCGTTGGTACGAAAAAACAAGCACAAGAAGCGATCAAAGAAGAAGCAGAGCGTTCAGGTAACTACTACATCAACCAACGTTGGTTAGGTGGTACTTTAACTAACTTCGGTACTATTCAAAAACGTGTTAAACGTATGAAAGATATCGAAAAAATGGAAGAAGATGGCACTTTTGCTGTACTTCCTAAAAAAGAAGTAATCCAACTTAAAAAAGAACACGAACGCTTAGTTAAATTCTTAGGCGGTATCCGTGATATGAAAGCTGTTCCGGACGTTATGTTCGTAGTAGACCCTCGTAAAGAGCGTATCGCAGTTGCAGAAGCAATCAAATTAAACATCCCTCTAGTTGGTATCGTAGACACTAACTGTGATCCAGATGAAATTGATTACGTAATCCCTGCAAACGACGATGCTATCCGCGCTGTTAAATTATTAACTGCGAAAATGGCTGACGCTTTATTAGAAGCTAAACAAGGTGAAGAAGAAGCTCCAGCAGTAGAAGCTACTACAGCTGAGTAA